A genomic window from Bacteroidales bacterium includes:
- a CDS encoding histidine kinase, which produces MKKSFRLFIIITLIGFLFCSYLYYSETGRFPEYFKQPLLLILIVFLSNLIGWSIIFSNKLLDKFILWKNNIAFRFITGIISNSILYIILAFLAFTLYVTISAEDITIYSALNKFSEVLIKLGILSFITIFIYSIIDFSLYSYNQYSVVQIESVKLLSQQMELQFEALKSQLSPHYLFNNLNTISSLIYKDPELSEKYIRKLVKTYQYILKTNDRKLVKLSEELEFIYAYIFLLEVRFGEALKINININNEYIHYNLPPLSLQILIENAVKHNSFDKENTLNITIEQYKTDYLIIKNNILKKSVVKDSFKIGLNNINKRYKYFTNKKLQIVKNNDFKVVLPLLND; this is translated from the coding sequence ATGAAAAAGAGTTTCCGTTTATTTATTATAATAACATTAATTGGTTTTTTGTTTTGTTCATATTTATACTATAGCGAAACCGGAAGATTTCCTGAATACTTTAAGCAACCATTGTTACTTATCTTGATTGTTTTTTTATCAAATCTTATAGGATGGAGCATTATTTTTTCAAACAAATTACTTGACAAATTCATTTTATGGAAAAATAATATTGCATTTCGTTTTATAACCGGAATTATATCAAACTCAATTTTATATATTATACTGGCTTTCTTGGCATTTACATTATATGTTACTATTTCTGCTGAAGATATTACAATTTATTCAGCATTGAACAAATTTAGCGAAGTATTAATAAAATTAGGGATTCTATCGTTTATTACAATCTTTATTTATTCAATTATTGATTTTTCTTTGTATTCATACAATCAATATTCTGTGGTTCAAATAGAATCGGTTAAATTATTGAGTCAACAAATGGAACTTCAGTTTGAAGCTCTTAAAAGCCAGTTAAGTCCGCATTATTTATTTAACAACCTGAATACTATTTCGTCATTAATATATAAAGACCCCGAACTTAGTGAAAAATATATACGTAAATTAGTAAAAACATATCAATATATATTAAAAACAAATGACAGGAAATTAGTAAAACTATCAGAAGAACTTGAATTTATTTATGCTTACATTTTTTTATTGGAAGTGCGGTTTGGTGAAGCATTAAAAATAAATATCAATATTAATAATGAATATATACATTATAATTTACCCCCGTTATCTTTACAGATATTGATTGAAAATGCAGTAAAACATAACAGCTTTGATAAAGAAAATACTTTAAATATTACAATTGAACAATATAAAACCGATTATCTTATTATTAAAAATAATATATTAAAAAAATCTGTTGTTAAAGATTCGTTCAAGATAGGCTTAAATAATATTAACAAACGATATAAATACTTTACTAACAAAAAGTTACAGATAGTAAAAAATAATGATTTTAAGGTTGTTTTACCTTTGCTAAATGATTAA
- a CDS encoding histidine kinase, with translation MKKSFIDNPIFRIFVPPLYGTMVYILILLIFDSISQLTDNFFSFEVFLCIAITYILSELMRFIISLINKFYPKTGNFTVQIIIQLITNGICAIFITTVIIAAYFTYLVGFSKFITELIVFNTIFLFTSVFYNMIYFSILYLNKINEIKLIQENLHKDHLTSELRNYKNKINPFLLYNSLETLISLAHKDSVKADNFINCLSNVYRNILFHKRNELINLENELGLTDDFLYILNYNHNSNIKWEFDIQKKYFKYKIIPGTLSIIIEYIVNRSIISDIQALKIKCYTEGNNLIIKNKINDRLIPEKQNIPETQNLERAYSYFSDNPFEIKEENQYQITVIPLLTVN, from the coding sequence ATGAAAAAAAGTTTTATAGATAATCCAATATTCAGAATTTTTGTTCCGCCATTATATGGTACAATGGTTTATATTCTTATTTTACTGATATTTGACAGTATAAGCCAGCTAACTGATAATTTTTTTAGTTTCGAAGTTTTTCTTTGTATAGCAATAACCTATATTCTGTCGGAATTAATGCGATTTATTATTAGTTTAATCAATAAATTTTATCCAAAAACCGGCAATTTTACCGTTCAAATTATTATTCAATTAATTACTAACGGAATTTGTGCTATTTTTATAACTACTGTAATTATTGCGGCTTATTTCACCTACCTTGTTGGATTTAGCAAATTTATCACTGAACTTATTGTATTTAATACAATTTTTCTTTTTACAAGTGTTTTTTATAATATGATTTATTTCAGTATTTTATACTTAAACAAGATAAACGAAATAAAACTTATACAGGAAAATTTACATAAAGATCATCTTACATCGGAACTCAGGAACTATAAAAATAAAATAAATCCATTTCTTTTATATAATAGTTTAGAAACCTTAATCTCACTTGCACATAAAGATTCTGTTAAGGCTGACAACTTTATTAATTGTTTGTCAAATGTGTATAGAAATATTTTATTTCATAAAAGAAATGAGCTAATTAATTTGGAAAATGAATTAGGGTTAACTGATGATTTTTTATATATTTTGAATTATAATCATAATAGTAATATTAAATGGGAATTTGATATTCAAAAAAAATATTTTAAGTATAAAATAATTCCGGGTACTTTATCTATAATAATTGAATATATAGTTAACCGAAGTATTATTTCAGATATTCAAGCCTTAAAAATAAAATGTTATACCGAAGGCAATAATTTAATTATCAAAAATAAAATAAATGACCGTCTGATACCTGAAAAACAAAATATTCCCGAGACACAAAATCTTGAAAGAGCTTATTCATATTTCTCAGATAATCCCTTTGAAATTAAAGAAGAAAATCAATATCAAATTACTGTAATTCCATTGCTTACAGTAAATTGA
- a CDS encoding response regulator transcription factor: MIKVLIIEDEIPAAEKLELLLHRYDADIEIIDIITSVEKSIEWLKQNENKIDLIFIDIQLTDGISFDIFKAVEVKKPVIFTTAYNEYAIDAFKVNSIDYLLKPIIFEDLCKSIEKFKNFSKNLPSSSQFISPEIIDAISKMQKKYKNRFLIKIGEHIKSLKTENISLFYAEGRTVFVITEKKRKYIVDFKLEELENILDPSEFFRLSRSFIININAITDVIVYSNSRLKIKLAQDIDKDIIVSREKVTKFKNWFSGIE, translated from the coding sequence ATGATAAAAGTTTTAATAATTGAAGATGAAATACCCGCAGCAGAAAAGCTTGAACTATTATTACACAGATATGATGCTGACATTGAAATAATTGATATTATAACAAGTGTTGAAAAAAGTATTGAATGGTTAAAACAAAATGAAAATAAAATTGATTTGATTTTTATTGATATACAATTAACCGATGGAATAAGTTTTGATATTTTCAAAGCGGTAGAAGTTAAAAAACCTGTTATATTTACCACAGCTTACAACGAATATGCAATTGATGCTTTTAAAGTAAACAGCATTGATTACCTGCTAAAACCAATAATCTTTGAAGATTTATGTAAGAGTATTGAAAAATTCAAAAACTTTAGCAAAAATCTGCCTTCTTCTTCACAGTTTATATCACCTGAAATTATTGATGCTATTTCAAAAATGCAGAAAAAATATAAAAACCGTTTTTTAATTAAAATCGGTGAACATATTAAATCGTTAAAAACAGAAAATATATCCTTATTTTATGCAGAAGGCAGAACGGTTTTTGTTATTACCGAAAAAAAGCGTAAATATATTGTTGATTTTAAACTCGAAGAATTAGAAAACATTCTTGACCCATCAGAATTTTTCAGGCTTAGCCGTTCTTTTATTATTAATATAAATGCTATTACAGATGTTATTGTTTATTCAAACAGCAGACTGAAAATAAAACTTGCTCAGGATATTGACAAAGACATTATTGTAAGCCGCGAAAAAGTTACAAAATTTAAAAATTGGTTTAGCGGAATAGAATGA
- a CDS encoding DUF4145 domain-containing protein has translation MDTGQTQETYGLLKIILDFISTILWPIIVIVFILIFRKDITKIIGKAKKVELPGGISIETVGEEISKAKELAKEIKNERKPEIQSIINHVDRQKDTLANIRMIELGLQTSPSGLDLTYYKKIAETDLRLSLVGLRIDFEMMLKNLAKGFKIKTIEKEPILKTIFNLFNKGAISSRQYEFINTIFKISNAAAHGAEITKKQVFEVLEIGQVLVDDYIAWLDWGFRNEK, from the coding sequence ATGGATACTGGACAGACTCAAGAAACATATGGACTATTAAAAATTATACTTGATTTTATAAGTACAATTCTTTGGCCTATTATCGTGATTGTTTTTATATTAATTTTTAGAAAAGATATTACCAAAATAATTGGAAAAGCTAAGAAAGTTGAATTGCCTGGTGGAATTTCTATAGAAACAGTTGGAGAAGAAATTAGTAAAGCCAAAGAGTTAGCAAAAGAAATAAAAAATGAAAGAAAACCAGAGATACAGTCAATTATTAATCATGTTGATAGACAAAAAGATACATTAGCTAATATTAGAATGATAGAACTTGGGCTACAGACATCTCCTAGCGGTTTGGATTTAACCTACTACAAAAAAATTGCAGAAACAGACTTGCGACTTTCTCTTGTCGGATTGAGAATTGATTTTGAGATGATGTTAAAAAACTTAGCTAAAGGATTTAAAATCAAAACAATCGAAAAGGAACCAATCTTAAAAACTATTTTTAATTTATTCAATAAAGGAGCTATATCTTCTAGACAATATGAATTTATAAATACAATATTTAAAATTTCAAATGCTGCAGCTCATGGTGCTGAAATAACAAAAAAACAAGTATTTGAAGTGTTAGAAATAGGACAAGTATTAGTTGATGACTATATTGCATGGCTTGATTGGGGGTTTAGGAATGAAAAATAG
- a CDS encoding VOC family protein: MRKYITGVQQIGIGVSNLNEAWKWYRQNFSMDIKVFEDESVAELMLPHTNGETKKRHAVLALNVQGGGGFEVWQHTERTPKAPDFEISIGDYGIFAAKLKTNDIGATYNFYKEKDINILCDITKDPSGNEHFFIKDPYGNIFQIVNEPVFFTQNKPFNGGAYGVIIGVSNIEKSLMVYKDILEYDEIVYDKEGHFKDLEILPGGKNKFRRVLLKHSKPRQGGFSKMLGPSQIELVKLIDGNPRNIYENRIWGDLGFIHLCFDIVGMDYLRDECKEKGYPFTVDSAESFDMGEAAGHFSYIQDPDGTLIEFVETHRIPIIKKIGWYLNLKKRNPLKPLPDFMLKSLRFNRVKDK, translated from the coding sequence ACAACAAATAGGAATTGGTGTTTCAAATTTGAATGAAGCATGGAAATGGTATAGGCAAAATTTTAGCATGGACATAAAAGTGTTTGAGGATGAGTCTGTTGCAGAACTAATGCTTCCGCATACTAATGGTGAAACAAAAAAACGCCATGCAGTATTAGCTTTAAATGTACAAGGTGGAGGCGGTTTTGAAGTATGGCAACATACAGAAAGAACCCCAAAAGCACCTGATTTTGAAATAAGTATTGGTGACTACGGGATTTTTGCTGCCAAATTGAAAACTAATGATATTGGAGCTACTTATAATTTTTATAAAGAAAAGGATATTAATATTTTATGTGATATAACAAAAGACCCATCAGGTAATGAGCATTTTTTTATTAAAGACCCCTACGGTAATATATTTCAAATAGTAAACGAGCCGGTATTTTTTACACAAAATAAACCTTTTAATGGTGGGGCTTACGGAGTAATAATAGGAGTATCAAATATCGAAAAATCATTAATGGTTTATAAGGATATTTTAGAATATGATGAAATAGTTTATGACAAAGAAGGTCATTTTAAAGATTTAGAAATATTACCGGGAGGAAAAAACAAATTCAGACGGGTTCTTTTAAAACATAGCAAACCAAGACAGGGTGGATTTAGTAAAATGTTAGGACCAAGCCAGATTGAATTAGTAAAATTAATAGACGGTAATCCAAGAAATATTTATGAAAACAGAATTTGGGGTGATTTAGGTTTTATACATTTATGTTTTGATATTGTAGGGATGGATTATTTACGAGACGAATGTAAAGAAAAGGGCTATCCGTTTACTGTTGATAGTGCAGAAAGTTTTGATATGGGAGAGGCAGCAGGACATTTTTCATATATCCAAGACCCTGATGGTACATTAATTGAATTTGTTGAAACGCATCGAATACCAATTATTAAAAAAATTGGCTGGTATTTGAATTTAAAAAAACGAAATCCTTTAAAACCACTGCCTGATTTTATGTTGAAATCACTACGGTTTAACAGAGTAAAAGATAAATAG